The genomic interval CATTACCTTTAATAGATTTACCCCACCACTGTGCATGTATTTGAGTGCTTATAAAAAAGATAAAACTAAGTGCTACTAATTTTTTCATAACTAATTGGCTTTTTGATTGTTGTTTAATTTTTATGGAGCGTAACGCCACCATAGTCTGAGTTAATATTTATATTGTTTTGAGAAGATGATGATTTATAATATCCTTCATAGTAAGCATCACCAGAATCTTTACGTTCTTTACGTATATTAAGATTGTCTTTACCACTTAATCCTGCATACTCTAGTTTGATATTGAAAGTAAAACTATATGCTGAATCATAACCAATATTTATACCTGTGTAATCACTTTGAATAACTATGTCTCCAGCGCTTGGGCTCATTTCGTCAATACGGATAGATCCATAATCTGCATTAATATTTAAGTGTCCGTTTACAGTGCCCAACTTTGCACTTAAATAATCACCTCTTCCAGTGATATTATTAGACTCTTTTGTACGTACAGAGCCATAATCACAGTTATAATTAAGGTCTTTTATAATACCAAATTCAGATTTTGAATAATCAGCATTAAGGTCAACATTGCCTCCATTTTCTAATACAAAAGTTGAGTAGTCTGCATTGATGCGTCCACTTTTCATGTAGCCGATGGTACTATTTTTTGTGTAATCAAAATTTAAGTAATTATTGTCTGCAAGTAATTCGCCTATAGTGATTTTACCATAATCACAGCTTATTTTTGCGTTGCCTTCTATACGATCTAAAGTAATCCCTCCATAATCATTACTTATATCGATCACAGCAAAAACTGGAAGTTTTATGGTGTAGTTAATTTCCATATTTACGTTACTGCTCTTCCAGCTGTTCCACCAAGACCTACTGCTATTATTATCAAATGTAGTTTTTGCACTTACAAATGATGCACTAGCTTCAAATTGCACGTCAATTTCATCAAGTTTATCTTTTACACGATCCTCATCATTTCCATTAGTCTTTACATGAACTTCGATTACTATTCGGTTTTCAGACCAGCTTACCATGTTTACTTCGCCATAACTATTTTTGATTAATAGCTTAGCATCACTGTTTACAGAGTATTCTTTCTTAATTTTCTTTTCTTTGGTGTACTTTCCGTTTGGATTACTTAAACCAGCAAAAGCTATAAGAGGGATAAGGCATGTAAAAAAAGTAGTTATAATATTTTTCATTTTTATTTTTTTTATAGTATTAAAGGGTAATAGCCTCTTGTGTTTTTTTTATTTGTTTAATAACCTCCATTTGTTCAACAACATCTTGCAACAGATAAATTCTATTTTGAAAATTATCTATCATAGCATAAATGACTCTTTTGTCCTCACCGCTTTTTGAAAGATCCTTTTTAAGTTTTTTGTATTCTGACTCTAACATTTCAAGTTGTGAGATGGCATCAAGTACAAGTTCTTGATTCTCTGGGGTCATATTTTCTTTTATATCAAATAGTTCTCGTTCTATTGTTTTTGTGAAAAAATCTTGCGTTTGTTGCATTTCAGGAGAGACATCTGCTAAATCTTTAGTAGCAGAACCTACTTGAGTAAAATTTAAAACAAGACTCGCTATAAGAACCAAACTGGCTGCTATAAAGAGCGGTCTCATCCAGCGTATACGATTCTCTTTTTTAGAAGGAGAAAACCGGTTTTTACCTTCTAACTTTTCTAAAAAGTTAGCTCTATGGCTTTCACTCGGCTCATAAACATCTAATTTTCTGTTTAGCCGCTTAAATAGAAGATCTATAGATTCCTTTTCCTTTTCCATTTTTATTTAAAATTGCTCGTAAACTTTGTTTTGCCCTAGATATCATTGTTCTAGAATTGGCATAGCTCACATTCATAATTTCACTTATTTCTTCGTAATCATACCCTTCTATGAGGTGCAAAGACAATGATTGTCTGTAATTATCTTTTAAATTATTCATTGCTGTAACAACCTCCTGAGCTCTCACACTTGTAAGATCTATAGTACCACACCCTCCGTCGTCTTCAGAAACTTTATATAAGTGATTTTCTAGTGGTTGTTCATCCAGTCGTTTAGCTTTCTGATAGGCTGTTAAACTATTGTTTACAACAATTCTCTTGAGCCAACTTCCAAAAGAAGCTTCTTCTTTGTAAGTATCAATTTTTGTAAAAGCGCTCAAAAATGATTCTTGCATAATATCTTCAGCCTCAGCTTCGCTTTTTACAATACGGAGGGAAGTATTATACATTGCCTTATAATAACGATTGTATACTTCCATCTGCGCTACTTGCTCACCGTTGCGACAACGATTAATAACTTCAGTTATGTGATGGTTACTTAAATTCACTTTGGTCAGTTCTATTATAAAGATGGTACGTTTTTTAATTTGTTACACTTTTTAATAATCTTTTTAAAGAAATATCATAACAAATTATAAAACAACCTTTTAGTGATCGTTTTTGAATATGTATACAATAAGCTAATAATTTGTTGGCTATTGAGACGGTTTGTTAAGTAGATAAAATTTTTACGAAACCAAAAATGATCAAAAAAAAGACCGCTTAAGTTAAGCGGTCTTTTCATTTACAATATAATTCCCCCAAATTAGTAATTGTAACATTGATAAAAATACAATAAGATATCCTTTAATTCAAATTTTTATTAAAAAGTTTATTTGTTAACATATTTAAAGACAGAGTGCTATAGTTAATTCTATAGAAATATGAAAATTTTGTAGCAATGGCACAAGAATTGACTTTAAAAATACGGAATAGTTATAATTCTGTGATAGATATATATAACTATCTGTTTTTTAATAACATAATAATAAATTAAGATGCACCTGTTTTGTAAAACTACAAGACATTGTGACACATAATATATATGGCAAAACCAAAATTTACAACATTAGACAGATTGTCACTGCAAGAGATAGATGGAGATGCAGAGTTAATCCCATTGATGACTCCAGAGGACGAAGAGGCAATTAATAACGAGGAGTTACCAGAGAGTCTAGCTTTATTACCGTTAAGGAATACTGTATTATTTCCTGGTGTAGTGATACCTATTTCTGCTGGAAGAGATACATCTATTAAGTTAATAGACGAAGCTAACAAGGGCGGGAAAGTAGTTGGAGTTGTTGCTCAAGTTGATGAAAGCATAGAAAATCCCACAGCTGATGATATCCACAAAGTGGGTGTTGTTGCAAGAATATTACGTGTTCTTAAAATGCCGGACGGTAACGTCACGGTAATTATACAAGGTAAAAAGCGTTTTGAGATAGATCAAGTAACGCAAGAAGAACCTTACATGAAGGCTACTATAAAAGACTATCCAGAGTCTCGACCTGAAGTGGCAGATAAAGAATTTAAGGCGGTAATAGATTCTATTAAAGAACTTGCCTTACGTATTATTCAAGAATCTCCAAACATCCCAACAGAAGCTTCATTTGCTATAAAGAATATTGAAAGTAATTCTTTTCTAATCAATTTTGTAAGTTCAAATATGAACTTAACAGTAGAGGAGAAACAAGAATTGCTTCAAATTAGCGATCTGCAAAAAAGAGCGCTAGAAACGCTTAAGTTTATGGATATGGAACGCCAGAAGCTTGAGCTCAAAAATGACATTCAGAGCAAGGTTCAGAATGACATGAGCCAGCAGCAACGTGAGTATTTTCTTCATCAACAGATGAAAACTATTCAAGAAGAACTTGGTGGTGCATCGTCTGAAGATGATTTAGAAGAAATGCGCTTACGATCTAAAGACAAAAAGTGGAATGAAAAAGTTGCCAAGCACTTCAAAAAGGAGCTTGCAAAAATGCAACGTATGAATCCACAAGTTGCTGAGTATAGTATACAGCGAAATTATCTTGACTTATTTTTAGATCTCCCTTGGAATGAATTTAGCAAGGATAAATTTGATCTTAAACGCGCGATGAAGATTCTTGACCGTGATCACTATGGATTAGATGATGTAAAAAGACGTATTATAGAATATCTCGCCGTTTTAAAGCTCCGTAATGATATGAAATCTCCTATTTTATGTTTGTATGGACCTCCAGGAGTAGGTAAGACTTCTCTAGGGAAATCTGTTGCAGAAGCTCTTGGACGTGAATATATACGTATGAGTTTAGGTGGCATGCGAGATGAATCTGAAATAAGAGGGCACCGTAAAACTTATATAGGTGCGATGCCTGGGCGCATTATCCAAAGTTTAAGAAAAGCAGGGACTAGTAATCCAGTTTTTGTACTTGATGAAATTGATAAGCTAAGTACAGGAAGTCAAGGCGATCCTTCCTCTGCGTTACTTGAAGTATTAGATCCAGAACAAAATAGTGAGTTTCATGACAACTTTTTAGAAATGGGTTTTGACCTTTCTAAAGTAATGTTTATTGCAACTTCAAACAGTCTTAATACCATACAGCCTGCGTTGAGAGACCGTATGGAAATCATTAATGTAACAGGTTATACGATCGAAGAAAAGGTAGAAATTGCAAAACAACATTTGTTGCCTAAACAACTCAAGGAGCACGGGATGACAACAAGTCAACTCAAAATTGCTAAACCCCAATTAGAGAAAATTGTTGAGGGATATACTCGGGAATCTGGAGTACGTGGTCTTGAAAAGCAGGTTGCAAAAATGGTACGCTATGGAGCAAAGAATCTAGCCATGGAAGAAGAGTATAACATAAAGGTCTCAAATGAAGACATTATAGATGTACTTGGATCTCCTAAAATGGAACGTAACAAGTATGAAAATAATGAAGTAGCTGGCGTAGTTACGGGCCTTGCATGGACGCGAGTAGGTGGCGATATTCTATTTATTGAGTCTGCCTTGTCCAAAGGAAAAGGAACACTCTCTATTACAGGAAATCTAGGGAAGGTAATGAAAGAAAGTGCAACCATTGCCATGGAATATATTAAAGCAAATGCAGAGTCGTTAGGTCTAGATCCAACGATATTTGATAAATATAATGTACATATCCACGTACCTGAAGGAGCTACACCTAAGGACGGTCCAAGTGCAGGTATCACTATGTTAACCTCTCTAGTATCACTATTTACGCAACGTAAAGTGAAAAAAAGCATTGCGATGACAGGGGAAATCACTTTAAGAGGTAAAGTATTACCAGTAGGTGGTATTAAAGAAAAAATTCTCGCAGCAAAAAGAGCAAGAATTAAAGAAATTTTAATGTGTGAGCAAAACCGTCGAGATATTGATGAAATTAAAGAAGAATACTTAAAAGGGCTTACCTTTCATTATGTATCTGATATGAGTCAAGTTTTAGAACTGGCTTTGACTAAGCAAAAGGTTAAAAATGCAAAAACACTCTAATTGAATAATATGTCACGCTTTCGCGAAAGCGTATGAGTAATATTAAAAACGGGAACTTTTATAAAGGATCCCGTTTTTTTAATTTAAACTAGAATTGTCATGACTTATAGCAATTATATCTGTTTCC from Dokdonia sp. Hel_I_53 carries:
- the lon gene encoding endopeptidase La; this translates as MAKPKFTTLDRLSLQEIDGDAELIPLMTPEDEEAINNEELPESLALLPLRNTVLFPGVVIPISAGRDTSIKLIDEANKGGKVVGVVAQVDESIENPTADDIHKVGVVARILRVLKMPDGNVTVIIQGKKRFEIDQVTQEEPYMKATIKDYPESRPEVADKEFKAVIDSIKELALRIIQESPNIPTEASFAIKNIESNSFLINFVSSNMNLTVEEKQELLQISDLQKRALETLKFMDMERQKLELKNDIQSKVQNDMSQQQREYFLHQQMKTIQEELGGASSEDDLEEMRLRSKDKKWNEKVAKHFKKELAKMQRMNPQVAEYSIQRNYLDLFLDLPWNEFSKDKFDLKRAMKILDRDHYGLDDVKRRIIEYLAVLKLRNDMKSPILCLYGPPGVGKTSLGKSVAEALGREYIRMSLGGMRDESEIRGHRKTYIGAMPGRIIQSLRKAGTSNPVFVLDEIDKLSTGSQGDPSSALLEVLDPEQNSEFHDNFLEMGFDLSKVMFIATSNSLNTIQPALRDRMEIINVTGYTIEEKVEIAKQHLLPKQLKEHGMTTSQLKIAKPQLEKIVEGYTRESGVRGLEKQVAKMVRYGAKNLAMEEEYNIKVSNEDIIDVLGSPKMERNKYENNEVAGVVTGLAWTRVGGDILFIESALSKGKGTLSITGNLGKVMKESATIAMEYIKANAESLGLDPTIFDKYNVHIHVPEGATPKDGPSAGITMLTSLVSLFTQRKVKKSIAMTGEITLRGKVLPVGGIKEKILAAKRARIKEILMCEQNRRDIDEIKEEYLKGLTFHYVSDMSQVLELALTKQKVKNAKTL
- a CDS encoding RNA polymerase sigma factor produces the protein MNLSNHHITEVINRCRNGEQVAQMEVYNRYYKAMYNTSLRIVKSEAEAEDIMQESFLSAFTKIDTYKEEASFGSWLKRIVVNNSLTAYQKAKRLDEQPLENHLYKVSEDDGGCGTIDLTSVRAQEVVTAMNNLKDNYRQSLSLHLIEGYDYEEISEIMNVSYANSRTMISRAKQSLRAILNKNGKGKGIYRSSI